One genomic region from Campylobacter concisus encodes:
- a CDS encoding tyrosine-type recombinase/integrase codes for MQYLVKRNGIYYFRVAIPLYLRPYFGNKTEYITSFLTKRFDTAKNRAKIYSIIFNAIKKAWKMNLSSELIEHLVLMLLKAKEAKSIKEHDMLGRYINLDGLLSLNLFLKQSLKEDSLPSVISKEVDDICKKLSCIDSHTKKLLGKRVLEATIDNINHISYKMCKNQKLLNDKQQTFVPLGKKHKSANLDDNTKDEITKCVKDSNLHSYQDYIETLKKQNLVLPFTKKSLKHSVCELRDAINELARQKGALTQNDILRIFGCELSPDGDNELSDDLKFGYGNLNDPNFGGQVKLYKADKYEDKGIVLSDIEAKDLEIDDTSDTSNMTFNEAINFFQKLFSNRARSFKSQLDSSTKSENKASIVTLKSAFENYVSNTSISNNWSDSTFGLVRHVGRLMSMKFGDELDIKKIKRDDLLNFRNVLLQLPTKLSQNSLYKDKSLDEIIALAKDRPKISKSTIKKYIVRVSEFFKYCYDSDYIDKNPAVDLQINLNQDDVTNKNPYEDSDVNALLDIVSKIRSSGDTKSQRIGKDELFFVTHIAAYSGMRLNEIIQLNTDDIVEKYNIVCFSLNTKVDVKTGKSKTLKTRNSVRIVPIHSKLSSIGLFEFIENKKKLAKQSGKAVRLFNCDNKDFSEYFRKKINTQVIKDSDKTRTFHSFRHTFINKLIQSGQRVEHIAALVGHEQQYKITMNTYGEPVTPKILKDLVEEVNFYQGGEG; via the coding sequence ATGCAATATCTAGTCAAACGAAATGGCATATATTACTTTAGAGTAGCCATCCCACTATATCTGAGGCCCTATTTTGGTAATAAAACCGAATACATAACCTCCTTCCTCACAAAACGCTTTGATACAGCAAAAAATCGTGCTAAGATCTACTCTATAATTTTTAACGCGATCAAAAAGGCATGGAAGATGAATTTGAGCAGCGAACTTATAGAGCACTTGGTGCTTATGCTTTTAAAAGCCAAGGAGGCCAAAAGTATCAAAGAGCATGATATGCTTGGCAGATATATAAATTTAGATGGACTACTATCACTAAATTTGTTTTTAAAACAGAGTTTAAAAGAAGATAGCTTGCCTAGTGTCATATCAAAAGAGGTTGATGATATCTGCAAAAAGCTATCTTGCATTGACTCTCACACCAAAAAGCTTCTTGGTAAAAGAGTGCTTGAGGCAACGATAGATAACATAAATCACATATCATATAAGATGTGCAAAAATCAAAAGCTACTAAATGATAAGCAACAGACATTTGTGCCACTTGGTAAAAAGCACAAGAGTGCAAATTTAGATGATAATACTAAAGACGAGATAACAAAATGCGTTAAAGATAGTAACTTGCATAGCTATCAAGACTACATAGAGACTTTAAAAAAGCAGAATTTAGTACTCCCTTTTACTAAAAAGTCCTTAAAACACTCTGTTTGTGAGCTAAGAGATGCTATAAATGAGCTAGCTAGGCAAAAAGGAGCACTCACACAAAACGATATCCTAAGAATATTTGGTTGTGAGTTATCACCAGATGGAGACAATGAGCTAAGTGATGATCTCAAATTTGGGTATGGAAATTTAAATGATCCTAACTTTGGTGGTCAGGTAAAGTTATACAAGGCAGATAAATATGAAGATAAGGGCATAGTTTTAAGTGACATTGAGGCTAAAGACCTTGAGATAGATGATACAAGTGATACTAGTAACATGACTTTTAATGAAGCTATAAATTTCTTTCAAAAACTCTTCTCAAATAGAGCTAGAAGCTTTAAATCACAGCTAGACTCATCTACTAAAAGCGAGAATAAAGCTAGCATCGTCACGCTAAAGAGCGCATTTGAAAACTATGTATCAAACACGAGTATTTCAAATAACTGGAGTGATAGCACATTTGGTCTTGTTAGACATGTAGGACGGCTAATGTCTATGAAATTTGGCGATGAGCTAGACATCAAAAAGATAAAAAGAGATGACTTGCTAAATTTTAGAAATGTCTTACTGCAACTACCAACCAAACTCTCTCAAAATAGTCTCTATAAAGATAAGAGCCTAGATGAGATCATAGCTTTGGCAAAAGATAGACCAAAAATTTCTAAATCAACCATCAAGAAGTATATTGTTAGAGTTAGTGAGTTTTTTAAATACTGCTACGATAGCGACTATATAGATAAGAACCCAGCGGTGGATCTACAAATAAATTTAAACCAAGATGATGTTACAAATAAAAATCCTTATGAAGATAGTGACGTAAATGCACTTTTGGATATTGTGAGTAAGATTAGATCAAGTGGTGATACCAAAAGTCAAAGAATTGGCAAAGATGAGCTATTTTTCGTTACTCATATAGCAGCCTACTCTGGCATGAGACTAAATGAGATAATACAGTTAAACACGGATGACATAGTCGAAAAATATAACATAGTATGCTTTAGTTTAAATACAAAAGTAGATGTAAAAACAGGTAAGAGCAAGACTTTAAAGACCAGAAACTCTGTAAGGATAGTTCCTATCCATTCTAAGTTAAGCAGCATTGGGTTATTTGAATTTATAGAGAATAAAAAGAAGCTAGCTAAGCAAAGTGGTAAAGCGGTTAGGCTATTTAATTGCGACAATAAAGACTTCTCTGAATATTTTAGAAAGAAGATCAATACTCAAGTTATAAAAGATAGTGATAAAACAAGGACATTTCACTCATTTAGACATACTTTCATAAACAAGCTCATCCAAAGTGGCCAGAGGGTTGAACATATAGCTGCTCTTGTAGGGCACGAACAACAATACAAGATCACCATGAACACTTATGGCGAGCCAGTAACTCCAAAAATTCTAAAGGATCTAGTTGAGGAGGTAAATTTTTATCAAGGAGGGGAAGGGTGA